The genomic segment GTCCAAGCACTGTTTATAaacatttaatatatttttctttcgTCTTTCAAATATAGGGAACGAGAAGTATGGAAATCGAAGACCTCAGCCcaatcatcatcattgtcattgctccagcaacaacaacagcatcagcAACATGTCGAACAAAACCAATTGGATGACTATAATGACAAATATGACGAGGACGAAGAGACCGATAAGCCTGAGAATGCAGGGGCAAAATCAAATTCTGAAAATGCCAAAGTTACAACTATCAAAACCCCACAGACGGAGGCCGATCCTCCCGACAGTGAACAGCAGCTACAGCAGCAGCCACAACAGCTACAACCTCAATCACAACAACAGCATTCGGCAAATTCAATGCTGATGCAACAACAATCACAACAAAATCCTCTAGCTTCCAGTCTTATGGAGCCCATGGCCAAACCATGGTTCTTCAAAGATGGCGATTATTATCCAAAACCtgcaaaaattcccaaaaagcgACGTGGCAAAAAGGCCCACTTGCAGGGCTCCAAATTGTTTCCATTCCAAGATCCACACAGTGATCGCATCGTCAATCAACTGATGTATGTGCCACCCAACTACGAGGAGATCAAAACCAGTGGCAAATTGAAAACCATACTTTTGTACAATGGATTGGGGCCCTGGAATGTGAAAGCAGGTAAGGGCAAAAGTGTTGCAGCATGCTGGTGACTTTTTGTGCTTATATTTCttctaattttttatatagGCCGTGATGTCTTCCTACGTTCAAAGTGTCCTGTGGACACTTGTACCATTACCGCGTCACGCGATCAAGCCAATACTGCTGATATGATTCTATATAAGGATCACTATATACCCACGGGCATAAGAAGGCCAGCCAATTCACGCCAGGTCACAATGTTGTATCATTTGGAGTGTCCCTATCACACGCAAAATGTGAAGGTACCCGATGCTGTTAATTGGACTGCTACTTATAGGTATGTATAGATTATTTTtcgatgacaaaatttttccatgaaaatttccataaaaaattatttttcgcaAACAGAGAAATCGATGAaaatacgtaaaaaataaactaaatttgcaacaaaaaaaactaTGACAATCTCTTGTGTATAAATCTAAAGCTTAGGGCATTGCATCACATAAACAAAAACTCCCATAATCTCACGCAAGCGGGGTCAAAACATTCTAGACACGTTGCAAGATTGCACACAGTGCATCAGGTGATGTCGTCTTCAGTGCGTCTGCAATACTCATACTAGCATTTCTTTTAATCTGACTGAAAATTGAATAGTGAGTTTTTAAAGTGCGGTACGCAATTCCGCCTTTGACGCTTAtcgcctgggtttaaatcccagcgagaacatcggaaaacattttcagcggaggTTATCCCCTACTAGAGCTGACGAACGACACTTGTCAGGTAGGACGACCGTAGCTAATcagccaagtaaacttctcTACTATGTGGCGCCGCTCTGCGGCACAACTTTCAAACTCTCCCAAAAAGAGGAGattccttattattgagctaaaattgtGTCGGAAAGCAAAAGTATCTAggctattccttaatggaatgatcatggccaaatttgcaattttttactgaaaacTGAATGCATGCAGACAATGCAAGTTTtatgtttttgatttttagcTTAGCTAAAGAACAAATaattcttttgaaaaaaaattacaaacaagtaaaaaggcgttaagttcggccgcgccgaactttgaatacccaccacctcgggtatatatgtaaaccacctttcatcaaaatccggttaaaattacataccttatgtcccaaagcaatatatatcaaaatatgatccgatttggaccaaatactaataagtacaagttattgttcaattatgtataacaaaatattggtctttttagtagctatatctaaaagtaaaccgatctgactcaTATACAATATGCATGTCGAAAacgtaagtcaatgtgtcaaatttcagttaaatcggattataaatgcgacttttttggggccaaggctttaaatcgagatatcgatctataaggcagctatatgcaaatcttgatcgatctagaccaaattgcagaaatatgtggaggggcttaactcaactctctgtcccaaatttcggcaacatcggacaataaatgctccttttatgggctcaaaacataacgtcgagagatcggtcaatatggcagctaaatccaaatctggaccgatttgagtgaaattgaagaaggatgtcgaagggcctaacagaactcactgtcccaaattgcggcgacatcggacaataaatgcgctttttatggccccaaaacctaaaaccgagagatcggtctatatggcagctatatccaaatctgtatcgatctgtgccataatgcagaagtatgtcaaggggtttaacttaactcactgtcccaaatttcggc from the Stomoxys calcitrans chromosome 1, idStoCalc2.1, whole genome shotgun sequence genome contains:
- the LOC106092729 gene encoding glycoprotein 3-alpha-L-fucosyltransferase A isoform X2, whose translation is MINNNFTYFMVNKSFTFSDTMEREVWKSKTSAQSSSLSLLQQQQQHQQHVEQNQLDDYNDKYDEDEETDKPENAGAKSNSENAKVTTIKTPQTEADPPDSEQQLQQQPQQLQPQSQQQHSANSMLMQQQSQQNPLASSLMEPMAKPWFFKDGDYYPKPAKIPKKRRGKKAHLQGSKLFPFQDPHSDRIVNQLMYVPPNYEEIKTSGKLKTILLYNGLGPWNVKAGRDVFLRSKCPVDTCTITASRDQANTADMILYKDHYIPTGIRRPANSRQVTMLYHLECPYHTQNVKVPDAVNWTATYRRDSDIVAPYEKWQYYDDRVRQQEQDRNFATNKTKKVAWFVSNCGARNGRLQFAHELGKYIDVDIYGACGNYKCSRVNADKCFEMLDRDYKFYLAFENSNCRDYITEKFFVNALNRNILPIVMGARPEDYEVSAPQRSYIHVDEFASASELADYLHILDNDEKLYNSYFNWKGTGEFINTYYWCRVCSSLHDEESLKKPRWYTDVNDWWRGAGVCTNGSWRNFKARKDVITDD
- the LOC106092729 gene encoding glycoprotein 3-alpha-L-fucosyltransferase A isoform X1, producing MRRPKISLKKYFYFTIICALLLIFLYNFKEREVWKSKTSAQSSSLSLLQQQQQHQQHVEQNQLDDYNDKYDEDEETDKPENAGAKSNSENAKVTTIKTPQTEADPPDSEQQLQQQPQQLQPQSQQQHSANSMLMQQQSQQNPLASSLMEPMAKPWFFKDGDYYPKPAKIPKKRRGKKAHLQGSKLFPFQDPHSDRIVNQLMYVPPNYEEIKTSGKLKTILLYNGLGPWNVKAGRDVFLRSKCPVDTCTITASRDQANTADMILYKDHYIPTGIRRPANSRQVTMLYHLECPYHTQNVKVPDAVNWTATYRRDSDIVAPYEKWQYYDDRVRQQEQDRNFATNKTKKVAWFVSNCGARNGRLQFAHELGKYIDVDIYGACGNYKCSRVNADKCFEMLDRDYKFYLAFENSNCRDYITEKFFVNALNRNILPIVMGARPEDYEVSAPQRSYIHVDEFASASELADYLHILDNDEKLYNSYFNWKGTGEFINTYYWCRVCSSLHDEESLKKPRWYTDVNDWWRGAGVCTNGSWRNFKARKDVITDD